One Raphanus sativus cultivar WK10039 unplaced genomic scaffold, ASM80110v3 Scaffold1908, whole genome shotgun sequence DNA segment encodes these proteins:
- the LOC108817153 gene encoding 60S ribosomal protein L10-1: MGRRPARCYRQIKGKPYPKSRYCRGVPDPKIRIYDVGMKRKGVDEFPFCVHLVSWEKENVSSEALEAARIACNKYMVKSAGKDAFHLRIRVHPFHVLRINKMLSCAGADRLQTGMRGAFGKALGTCARVAIGQVLLSVRCKDAHGHHAQEALRRAKFKFPGRQKIIVSRKWGFTKFNRADFTKLRQEKRVVPDGVNAKFLSCHGPLANRQPGSAFLPATY; encoded by the exons ATGGGAAGAA GACCGGCAAGGTGTTACCGTCAGATCAAGGGCAAGCCATACCCTAAATCCCGCTACTGCCGCGGTGTCCCCGATCCCAAAATCAGGATCTACGATGTCGGCATGAAGAGGAAAGGCGTCGACGAGTTCCCTTTCTGCGTCCACCTGGTCTCGTGGGAGAAGGAGAACGTCTCCAGCGAAGCCCTCGAGGCCGCGCGTATCGCTTGCAACAAGTACATGGTGAAGTCGGCCGGGAAAGACGCTTTCCACCTGAGGATTAGGGTTCACCCGTTCCATGTCCTGAGGATCAACAAGATGCTTTCGTGCGCTGGAGCTGATAGGCTTCAGACTGGTATGAGGGGAGCTTTCGGGAAGGCCTTGGGGACTTGTGCTAGGGTTGCGATTGGGCAGGTGCTTTTGTCTGTGAGGTGTAAGGATGCTCATGGTCATCATGCTCAGGAGGCTCTCAGGAGGGCTAAGTTTAAGTTCCCTGGTCGTCAAAAGATTATTGTCAGCAGGAAATG GGGTTTCACGAAGTTTAACAGAGCAGACTTCACTAAGTTGAGGCAAGAGAAGCGTGTTGTTCCTGATGGTGTTAATGCTAAG